GTCGATGCCTTCGTACTTGATGTAGATCGCCATGTTGGTCTCCTCGCTCTCTCTTGAAGGTCGGTCTTAACGGGTAAGCTTGATCTGTGCAGTATGGTTACGAAAGAATTGAGGCGGGTGCTGTGACGGGCGTCACCGCCCGCCTGTTTTTTCTTGCCCCCGCCCCGGCTCTCCCGCTTCCGGATGGGTCAGGCGATGTCGTAGACGAAGCGGTCTTCGCCATCGACCGAGACGTGGACGCGGGTGATCGGTTCGCCGTCGCCCATGCGGGCGAGGATGCGGGACGAGATTTCCGGCAGCAGCGTGCGGCTCAGGATGGTCTCGATGTTGCGGGCGCCGCTCGACACCTCCTGGCAGCGGCTGACGATGCTCTGGACCAGATCGTCGGAGTAGGAGAAGGCGGCCTTGTAGTTCTGCACCACCCGCTTGGCGATGCGGTTCAACTGCAGGACCACGATCTTCGCCAGATTCTCGTCGGACAGCTGGAAATACGGGATGACCGTGCAGCGGCCGAGGAAGGCCGGCTTGAAGCTCTTCTGCAGTTCCGGATGCAGCGCCTCCAGCAGCCCGTCGGCGTCCGGCGCGGTCTCCGGATCGGCGCACAGCTTGTGGATCAGGTCGGTGCCGGCGTTCGACGTCATGATGATGACGGTGTTCTTGAAGTCGATGTCGCGGCCTTCGCCGTCCTTGATCGTGCCCTTGTCGAACACCTGGAAGAAGATGTCCTGCACGCCGGGATGGGCCTTCTCCAGCTCGTCCAGCAGCACGACGCTGTAGGGCCGGCGGCGCACCGCCTCGGTCAGGACGCCACCTTCGCCGAAGCCGACATAGCCGGGAGGCGACCCGAGCAGCAGAGAGACCTTATGCTCCTCCTTGTACTCGGTCATGTTGATGGTGGTGACGTTCTGCTCGCCGCCATAGATCAGGTCGGCCAGGGTCAGCGCCGTCTCGGTCTTGCCGACGCCGGACGTGCCGACCATCAGGAAGACGCCGATCGGCTTGCGCGGGTCGGTCAGCTTGGCCCGGCTGGTCCACATCGCCTGGGCGATGGCGTCCAGCGCATGGTCCTGGCCGATGATCCGCTCCTTCATGCGGTCGGCGAGCGACAGGATGGTCTTGATCTCGTTGGAGACCATGCGGCCGACCGGAACGCCGGTCCAGTTGGCGACCACCTCGGCCACCGCCTGCCCGTCCACCGCGACCTTGACCAGCGGCTCCTCGCCCTGCAGCGCGGTCAGCTCGGCGGTCAGCGCGCTCAGCTTGGCGTTCAGCGCCTCGGCGTCGAGCGGCTCCGCGGGAGCTGCACCCTCCGCGGCCGGGGCCTTGGCCTGCTCGTGCGCGGCGACCAGCTGGTCACGCGTCTCGTTGATCGCCTTGACCAGCTCCAGTTCCTTGGTCCAGCGCGCCTCCAGCGTCGCCAGATCGGCCTGGGTGGCGGCGATCTTGTCCTTCAGCGCGGCGAGCAGTTCGGCATGGTCGATGCCGATGGCCTCCTCGCGCTCCAGGATCGCGACCTCGGTCTCGGTCAGCTGGATGGTGCGGCGGCGGTCCTCGATGGCGGGCGGCGTCGCGGTCTGGCTCATCGCCACGCGGGCGCAGGCGGTGTCGAGCAGGCTGACCGCCTTGTCGGGCAGCTGGCGCGCCGGGATGTAGCGGCTGGACAGGCGGACCGATTCGATCAGCCCTTCGGTGACGATGCGGACCTTGTGGTGCTTCTCCAGAGTGGCGGTCAGGCCGCGCATCATGTCGACGGCGACCGGCTCCGCCGGCTCCTCCACCTTCACGACCTGGAAGCGGCGGGTCAGCGCCGGGTCCTTTTCGAAATACTTCTTGTATTCGGCCCAGGTGGTGGCGGCGACCGTGCGCATCTCGCCGCGCGCCAGGGCGGGCTTCAGCAGGTTGGCGGCGTCGTTCTGGCCGGCCTGCCCGCCGGCGCCGATCAGGGTGTGCGCCTCGTCGATGAACATGATGATGGGCTGGCTGGAGCCCTTCACCTCGTCGATGACACCCTTCAGCCGGTTCTCGAACTCGCCCTTCATGCCGGCGCCGGCCTGCAGCAGGCCGAGGTCGAGCGACAGCAGGCGGACGTTGCGCAGGTCCGGCGGCACGTCGCCGGCGGCGATGCGCAGCGCGAAGCCCTCCACCACCGCCGTCTTGCCGACGCCGGCCTCGCCGGTCAGGATCGGGTTGTTCTGGCGGCGGCGGGTCAGCACGTCGATGATCTGGCGGATCTCGGCGTCGCGGCCCAGAACCGGATCGATCTTGCCGTTCTTGGCGCGGTCGGTCAGGTCGATGGTGTACTGGTCGAGGTTGGGGGTCGCCCCGCCCGCCTTCGGCGCACCACCGGCCGACGCCGCGGCGGCACCGCCACCGGCAGCCGCGACCGGGGCGCTGGTCCGCGCCTCCGCCGTGTCGGCGACGATCTTGGGCAGGTCGCGGCGCAGAGCCTCGGCGGTGATCTTCGCGAACTGGCCGGACATGTCGCGCGCCTGGGCCGACAGCGATTCGTCGGACAGCAGAGCCGTCAGCAGATGGCCGGAGCGCACCGCCCCCTCGCCATATTGCAGGGAGGCCAGCACCCACGCCTCGCGCATCAGCTGGACGAGGTTGGGCGACAGCGCAGGGGCGCGGCTGTTGCCGGTCTTCAGCTTGTCCAGCACCCGCGTCAGGTCGGCCGACAGCCGGCCGGCGTCGATCTCATAGACGCGCAGGATGGCGGAGATGTCGCCGTCCGCGGCACCGATCAGCTGGAGAAGCCAGTGCTCGATCTCGCAATTGTAATGCGTGCGCGACAGCGTCTGACCGGCCGCCGCCTCCAGCGCCCGCCGGCACAGAGGATTCAGCCGGGAAATCATGCTCTGCAGATCGACCGCCACCATGGCTCCACCCCCTTCTCGTGCTTTCGTATCTTCAACCCATGCGGGCAGAACGCCCTTGGCGTCCGCTCCATCTCAACCGGCCGGCCGGTTCGTCCTGTGGCTGTACCGCGAACTCTGGCCAAGCTATTTCGAAAAATCCACAGCAATGCTTCTCAAGCCGAATGAAACTTTCCAGCATCTTTCTCGGAACATGCGCGCAACAACGTCAAATTCGTCATATATTGCATAAATGCGCGGTCATGCATACGCACTGTCCAAGGAACATCGATCGGCTCTCCTTGAGCGTGCAGCCTCCCGACCGATTGCGGATGGGCCCCCGGCGTCAGAAGCCGGGCCAGCACCGCTTCGCAGCGGCCGGCATCGTCGCCGCGCTGGGAATGGCCGCCGAGCCAGGCCTCCACCGGCGTCGCCTGGGTTGACCAATCGAAGGGCGTCGCCAGAATCGCGCCGCCACCGTCCGCCACCGCCCCGTCGATGGCGTGCAGAAGCGCCGGCGGCGAAGCCACGCAATCGAGCACGTTCATCGCCGCAACCAAGGCAAATCGCTGCGGGGCGAAAGGAGGGAACAACGCGTCGCCGATCCAGAAATCGACCCGCTCCGCCCCGGCGAACCGGGCCTCAATCCGCCGGCGGTCATAGGCGATGCCGGAGCGGCGCAGCGGAAAGACCGCCTCCCCCCGCTCCATCACCCGCCGCGCCAGCATCAGCAGCGGCCAGTGCAGGTCGAGCCCGACCACGAGGCCACCGGTCCGGCCCGCCAGTTCGAAGCTGGTCCGTCCGGCGCCGCAGCCGAGATCCAGCACCGGCCCGGCCGGCAGCGCGCCCAGGCGCTCCAGCCCGGCGTCAAGACACCGCACCACCGACCCAGCCCCGCCCGGCGGCGTCGCGGGGTCGAGGTCGCCATAATGGTCCCAGCCATAGCTGGACAGGTGCTGGCGCGTGGCGTTGAAGGCGCTGTCGGGGCCGAAGCCATCGCCCAGCACACCCTCCATTGCCGCCGGCAGGTCGGTGCGCGTGGTCAGCAGATGGCCGTTGGCCGCCATCCAGCCGCGCAGGTCGGGAACCAGGATCGGAACGCCGTCGACGATGGGATATTCCATGGCGCAGGCGTCGTCGCCGCACACCAGAGTGCCCCAGCGCACATCCTCCGCCGTCGCCTGCTCCACCATGCCCAGCGCCAACGGCACCGCGGCTCCGCGGGTGGCGAGGCAGCGCGGGCAGACCGGGCGCAGACTCTCGAAATGGCCGAGGCGCATGCGGTCAGCCGCCGATGATGACGGTGGGGCAGCCGGGCGGCAGCACCTTGCCGACCGGTGCGGGGATCGGGGCGACGCAGCTGGTGTGTGCGGTCATGTCGTTGATCCGGGCAGCCGGCAGGCTGTTGATGAGAACGGTGCCCGACCCTTGCGAAATCATGCCGGGACCGGCGGGAATGCAGCCGGGCAGCACGCAGGGGGCGGAGATGTCGGTCAGCCGCGCCGCCGGCATCTTGCCGATCAGCACCGTCGGACTGCCCAGGATGATCGCCAGCGGCAGGCCCGGATGGGGTGCCGGCGCCGGCACCGGGGCCGGCGGGTGGATCGGTGCGTGGCAGTGCGGCGTGTCCTGCTTGATCAGGTCGCCGAGGCGGGCAGCGGGCGGCATCCTGGTGACTCCGGCCGGTCAGAACGGCGATTCGCCGGCAGCCACCGGGCAGCCGGACAGGAAGGGCGACGGGACGCCCGGCGATTGCGGCAGAAGCGGGCGGCCGGCGCGGAACATCATCCGCGACACCACCGTCTCGCCATCCTCCGCGAAGAAGAGGCACGGTCCCTCCAGCACCCCCGCGGCGATGCCGACCCGCGCCAGCAGCCGGCCGGAGGGGTCGCGCTTTTCCACCAGCACAGGCATGCCGGTCTTCTCGGGCACGGCCACATCGGCCGGCAGGCCGATGGCGATGCCTTGCGGGTTGTACGGATTGGCGCCAGGAGTCATCGCAAAAGGCATCCCGAGGAGCTTCGTTCCGATGTCAGACCGGCAGCATTCATCCGCAATTGCGTTTCGTCAAGCTTGTCGGGCTAGCCCACCGGCTAATTTGTTACGCAATTGCAATATTTCGTTCGTCCAGGGCTGGCATGACGAATAGCCTTGTCGAAACGTTGTAAGTAACGCTATCAATTTTGCGGCTTGAACGCTTACTCCCAAACTGGCGGGAGCGCCGGCGGTCGGCTATTGCTTCTTTCATATGAATGCGGAAAGGGTGTTCTCCTTAACATGGCGTCACCGCAAATTTTCGACATTGAAGAGCTTCTGCAGCCGATCGAAGGTGAATCCGAGTCCGGAATCGACCTGCGCGAGAATGCCTCGGCCGACTACTACACGGTAAAGGATGCGCGCAGTGCCGCCCGCGCCGCGGAACGCTCCATGGATGTGGAGGACGATGCCGGCGGGCTGCTGCCGGAATGGCGCACCATCCTGGAGGTCAGCCCCAGAATCCTGCGCACCCAGGCCAAGGACCTGGAGGTCACCGCCTGGTTCATCGAGGCGCTGCTGCGGGCGGAGGGCTATGCC
The Azospirillum sp. TSA2s DNA segment above includes these coding regions:
- the tssH gene encoding type VI secretion system ATPase TssH; this encodes MVAVDLQSMISRLNPLCRRALEAAAGQTLSRTHYNCEIEHWLLQLIGAADGDISAILRVYEIDAGRLSADLTRVLDKLKTGNSRAPALSPNLVQLMREAWVLASLQYGEGAVRSGHLLTALLSDESLSAQARDMSGQFAKITAEALRRDLPKIVADTAEARTSAPVAAAGGGAAAASAGGAPKAGGATPNLDQYTIDLTDRAKNGKIDPVLGRDAEIRQIIDVLTRRRQNNPILTGEAGVGKTAVVEGFALRIAAGDVPPDLRNVRLLSLDLGLLQAGAGMKGEFENRLKGVIDEVKGSSQPIIMFIDEAHTLIGAGGQAGQNDAANLLKPALARGEMRTVAATTWAEYKKYFEKDPALTRRFQVVKVEEPAEPVAVDMMRGLTATLEKHHKVRIVTEGLIESVRLSSRYIPARQLPDKAVSLLDTACARVAMSQTATPPAIEDRRRTIQLTETEVAILEREEAIGIDHAELLAALKDKIAATQADLATLEARWTKELELVKAINETRDQLVAAHEQAKAPAAEGAAPAEPLDAEALNAKLSALTAELTALQGEEPLVKVAVDGQAVAEVVANWTGVPVGRMVSNEIKTILSLADRMKERIIGQDHALDAIAQAMWTSRAKLTDPRKPIGVFLMVGTSGVGKTETALTLADLIYGGEQNVTTINMTEYKEEHKVSLLLGSPPGYVGFGEGGVLTEAVRRRPYSVVLLDELEKAHPGVQDIFFQVFDKGTIKDGEGRDIDFKNTVIIMTSNAGTDLIHKLCADPETAPDADGLLEALHPELQKSFKPAFLGRCTVIPYFQLSDENLAKIVVLQLNRIAKRVVQNYKAAFSYSDDLVQSIVSRCQEVSSGARNIETILSRTLLPEISSRILARMGDGEPITRVHVSVDGEDRFVYDIA
- a CDS encoding methyltransferase domain-containing protein — translated: MRLGHFESLRPVCPRCLATRGAAVPLALGMVEQATAEDVRWGTLVCGDDACAMEYPIVDGVPILVPDLRGWMAANGHLLTTRTDLPAAMEGVLGDGFGPDSAFNATRQHLSSYGWDHYGDLDPATPPGGAGSVVRCLDAGLERLGALPAGPVLDLGCGAGRTSFELAGRTGGLVVGLDLHWPLLMLARRVMERGEAVFPLRRSGIAYDRRRIEARFAGAERVDFWIGDALFPPFAPQRFALVAAMNVLDCVASPPALLHAIDGAVADGGGAILATPFDWSTQATPVEAWLGGHSQRGDDAGRCEAVLARLLTPGAHPQSVGRLHAQGEPIDVPWTVRMHDRAFMQYMTNLTLLRACSEKDAGKFHSA
- a CDS encoding PAAR domain-containing protein; the protein is MPPAARLGDLIKQDTPHCHAPIHPPAPVPAPAPHPGLPLAIILGSPTVLIGKMPAARLTDISAPCVLPGCIPAGPGMISQGSGTVLINSLPAARINDMTAHTSCVAPIPAPVGKVLPPGCPTVIIGG